Part of the Lotus japonicus ecotype B-129 chromosome 6, LjGifu_v1.2 genome, cataaaaataaaaatagaatataTAAGACCCCaaaaatgaagaaaactaaAACATTATAGGGAGGGGTCAAACTTCTTCTATTGGAAAAATGGAAAAAGCTAATATCTTATACTTATAAGATAGATATATTGTAAAACTAAAAAAGAATATtcaaatataagaaaataaatagaaaaaaatcgAAAAATTTGAATATTCTATTCCTATATATAGGAATATATTTGGAATATATTCGAAATATTCTATAAATAGAGTCTATAAATTTCTGGATGGGGATGGGGGTGGGCTGCGACTGAGGGTGGGGATGGGGTGGGGGTGAGGGTGGGGACgggggtgggttgcgatgggTTCTGGGTGAGGATGGGTTTCCAGCTCTTCATGTTCTCTCCATCTGGGGAAGGAGCTCATGCCTTTTGGGTTGTGCAAGGTGTGTCGAGGAGAAACAGAAGCGGCTGCGGTCACGGCTTCCACCCCTCCATCTGCTATGGCCATGTAGATTTCTGGGTCCAAAGTGATTTTCACATTGCTGTTCATATTGCTAGTTTGGGTTCTGGACCTTGTGTTCTTTTAGTTCTTCATTATGAATTTATCAATTGTAATGTGTGTGGTAGTCagtcatggatcgagacatcgaGTGTTGATTGAAAAATAGTGTAATTAATTACCCATTCCAATGAATGAGGATATTTTCCCTTTGATGGAATATATAGAAATTCTTTGAAGTTGTTTAATAATTGGCCCTCAGCATCAAATTCTGTTTTTAGAGTAGGCATGAACAACGTCTTGGTTATTTTGCTGCAGCATATATATTCTTAAGATTCCTTTTTATTTGATTAGTTCTGTGCAGTTCTGAATTTTCTACCGatgtttttctgggtttatgattattttctgggtttgatttatggtagagaagaaaaaaaaggaggaactgattttgttaattaatttaggattacattttttaattagttttatttttgttaattagggagacataattaaataaaactgatctgtaattttttttttcatgacaTGTCACTCTCATTTATCCAGTCAGCACGTCTACTCATCActcaccggagctccgggctccgacgaggacctgctccagacttattgcaaacgagaggactcggatttgtaaattttccggggagggactaatttcagacggcgagacaaagacagggaccaagtagacgattaacccttaAATTTAACCGTTTTTTATTAAGTTCCCGCCGTATAATCGACCCCGTTTCACTTTATCTAACAGTTACAGAATATAGAAatgtttttattaaattttaaattttaaaataaaactataaaGAATTAGAACAAAATTATAAGATGGTCGGTGCCAACCAATTTGGTGTGTTTTGTAGTATAAAGTTTGATAGCGTTAGATTCGATAGTATTAGGCTAGATAGGATAAGGTCTGATAAAGATTTAATACTAAATGGGGCTTGATCATACACTATATAACTTATCATATCGTTTATACTGATACAATCATATGAATTTGTGGAAGGTAGCGGGTGGAGagtggtggcgatggtggtagtggtagagatggcagtggtggtggaggcggcaCTAGAGGGTGTAGTTTTGGCGGTAGTGGCAATGGCAGTGGCAGtgagagtggtggtggtaggtAGTGACGGTAAAGTCGCAGTGGTGGATGCAATTGTGAGGAGGTCGAGTTTTTGGTTGTGGTAGTGACATTGGCGGtggtttgtggtggtggtgtCATTGTTGTAGGGCGGTGGCAGAGACAATGGCGGAGGCAAAGGGCAGTGTTGATGACAGTGACAGTATTAGTCGCGTATGGTGCTTGTTATGAAGGCAGTAAGGGTAGCTAGTGGTGAGTGGTGGCGGTAGAGtaatggtggttgtggtggcaatggtggcaGTGAAGGGTGGTGGAGACAGTGGTGAGGGTAGTGTTGTAAaaaggtggtgggtggtggtggtaatgATGGGGGTGGAgttggtggtgacagtggtggtgatggtggcaaTAGTGAAGTTGGTGGTGGTGTGATGGCGGTAGTGGCGGGGATAGAAATAGTGGAGTTGGTGGTAATTGTGGTCGCGGTGGCGATAATAATAGTGCTGGCGATGATGGCAATTGTGAAGTTAGTGGTGGAGATGGTGTGATGACGGCAGCGGAGATGGTGGCAATAGTGGAGtttgtggtggcggtggcgacaTCGACAATGGAGGCAATGGTGAAggatggtggtggttgttgCAGTGGATTAAATAGTTCCAAGTAACTTATACATCACGATCTTATCATAACTTACTCATCATCTatatgatggattaaataatccattattttaatgtataagcaTGGATTGATGAAttaacttatacaatacaatgtaagTACCAAACAAttgataaactcataatgtattgtataatcttatactatcatgtctaataAGACATATCAAACAAGCCCTAATTAGTCTAGGTCGTCTACACAGGTTTTGTGTCAGATGTATGTGTATATTATAAGTTTCTAGTATTACGAAGATATGGTCATCGACTAAATGTTTAAGTAGCTCAGCTATCTACCAAGATTTGTTGGTTGTATAACTTTCGTGTCTTCACAAAATTTTAACTATACAAATGTATCTGACTTTGAGTTTTAAACGTGTTTTGTTATTAATTATGTGAGTTAATATCCAATTAATTTATGCATGTTGTTTCAAAGCTTTATGCATGtcattatattttttccttttatattttttctttcatattttatcattttattttcacttCTACATCCAAACAAAGCATAAAGTTTGATCATATAAATATTGCAATATTATCACACTAAATAGTAGGAGACTGACCAATGAGTCCTTTCAATTCACAAGAGTTAATATTTAAAACATCTTACTTAAAGAACGAAAGGCTAAACCATTATTTTTACGTCTTTAAAACAAGTTAAAAAGTCCAatggatttcaatttttttttgatacttTCCATCTAATAAATTAAATGGATGAGCCATTATCCTATCTATTTAACTTTAAATTTTGTAATTGAGGATGAATTTCATTGTATAAGATGAATTGGATGAGGGTGTTAGTGAATTTATTTAACACCCCAAGTACTAGAGcagccaacaacaacaaaagtgaaTAATATGTCAAAGTTGTACACAAGCATGATATTTTGTGTTGGATATCCATGGCTACCAATATGTCGAACTTTCTTTAGTAGGAAAGTTTGAAGGAATATATGTTTTATCTGTAGCTCCAATGCATCTTAATATCTACAATATCATCTTTGACAAAGTTAAAATTTGATTACAATTTCCTTAGCTAATATAAACATAACTTGCAATTTCAAATACATGGGATTCAGTCCTCAACAAATTGCAATTTTCCGGGTAGGCCCTCCACGAAACCTCCTTAGGGGTTGTGAAATACCAGCTGGTGGAGTCCCATGAATGGAGAATCTTGAGTAGACATCACTCTACAGAGTAAGGAAATAAGTTAAGCAAAACACCATTACAATTTACAAgggtaaaaatagaaattttAGCTAAACACAGCCATAAGAATAAAAATAGAAtaatgaagcaaaaaaaaaagaataaaaatagaaaaatttaaGATACCTTTCTTTCACCATTGGAGCTGGAACCTCCTGCGATAACTCCAGAACTCtccatgacatgatcagcaaaCACGCAGATCTAAAGAGAGAAATTCTTGTCATTTTTTTGTGATTTCCATTATGCACTAAATATAAGTAAATATTTAAgcttatttaaattttcaaagatCGTAAAGCTTACTTGTTGTTTTGTGGTATCAGATATGATGACCATGACATGCTGCTCCACCTTAACAACCATGCCAGTTTCACCCTCTTCAGCACCAGCAACAACTTTAACATGACTTCCAAGTTCAAAATATTTACAGAGTTCCTTTTTGTTCAGTGTGAGAGTTTTCTACAAAAATTTGAGAAAAGATAATTAgataatcataaaaaaaattattataaatgatAAATCAACAACATGAAAGAGTGTATTAGTGCAACTGTTGTAGTTGTTGCCATGTAACAAGGAGTTGATGTTATAGGTTCAACTCATTTTCGAGCATGTTGGATATCAATTGGTTGAACATAAAAAGAACATTTCCTCTTTCCAATGCCAAAAAGCCAATGGAAACAAAGGGAAAGATTGAGAGAATGtgcttttatttctttcaaCTTTTGACCAAACACACATGAAATCAACATCCTGCAAATAGAATGGAGGCAGAATAGGTTTGATCCTTTCCTATGACATAACCAATCCAAAGCCGGATAAAGGAGGAAGTTTGTGTTAGGTTTTCGAGTGTGAACGTAAAAGTGGTCGATATCAATATTATGGATCAGTGATCTATGTACCCAACCTCACTCACAAACTTTTAAAGTAAGGAAACCATCAATATCAATTCATACTTACCGGAAGGCCCTCATTCTTTGGTCTTATATGAACAATATCCTCATCAACTTTCTCCACCCATCCCGTCAAGTTCTTCAAATCTCCGTTGATGACAAGGACAAAATCACCTATCATAAATTGTCTTTTATGCAGTTCCCTGATTGAAAGCATAAATTCTGTGTcaaatgtcttttatgatgcaGTTCCATCATCATAACGTTTCAAGAAACATAAGACATTTGACAAAAGAAAGGGCAGAATCAGCTATACCTTGCTTCATTGATGCGATGTGGAGGAACAAATGCCTTCTTTTTCACAAGTTCTCTACCAATCTTCCTTCTGACCCGAGCATCTCTAGCAAGATTAGCTGCTTTGCTTTCAACTGACAGCACACCAGTCATTTCTCTTACTGGAACAAGAGTTGGTTtttggccaaacaaactgcgcAGCCCTTTGCAAGCCTGAGACAAATGCAAAATATGTCACAAATTTAATCCATAAATATGTGTAAATAAACACGAGAACTTCACATGACAATACCTCTCTGACATGGGCTTCTTTATCTGCTTCCACATATATATAGTTTTTGAGATGATCGAGAGCAATGGCTGATCTAATTTTCAATTCAGACCCCTTATTCATGCACTTTTGCATAAGGCAAACAGCAGTTTTTCGTTCCTGACCAATCTAACAAACATAAACCAAAAAAGGTAAAGACATGCTTGCTTCTATACTCTGCCCAGAAGAAGGAAATTTTAACAAAGTGGATGGGATCTTACCGCACACTTGAGCATCCACAGTTTAGGATCTCTCACTGATGGCAAAAACGCTTGTTCCACATAGGCAATTTCTTCATTGTAATCTTCCAGACGTCTGCCATATCTTTTCTCAATGCTTGCTGCCATAGCTTCAAGGTCGTCGTGATCTTCTTTGAAATATGGCAGCACACGACTACCGCACATTCTTCTACCATCAACTTCCTCCGGAAGATCAGCTCCATCCTCAACAATGAACTCTGCATATTTTAGAGAGTTGTTAACTTATCTAGAAAGATAATTGGCATGTCCTGTACAATGGCATGGAGCTGAGACATGACAATTTCACCAAGAACACCATGTCTATAACAGTAGAAACACAGGAAATGAAATCCTTCAGATCAGAAGAAGAACAAAGAGACAGCTGTTGCAATCAAATACCTTATGATTTTTTAAGGGCCAAATTTAGGAATTTACTGAAATtgagaaaatgaaaacaaaaagatAGGGGAAAAGAACGCACcatcttttccttcttcctcttcctcctcctcct contains:
- the LOC130726999 gene encoding putative transcription elongation factor SPT5 homolog 1, encoding MIGDFVLVINGDLKNLTGWVEKVDEDIVHIRPKNEGLPKTLTLNKKELCKYFELGSHVKVVAGAEEGETGMVVKVEQHVMVIISDTTKQQICVFADHVMESSGVIAGGSSSNGERKSDVYSRFSIHGTPPAGISQPLRRFRGGPTRKIAIC